A stretch of Panthera tigris isolate Pti1 chromosome E2, P.tigris_Pti1_mat1.1, whole genome shotgun sequence DNA encodes these proteins:
- the DYRK1B gene encoding dual specificity tyrosine-phosphorylation-regulated kinase 1B isoform X4: protein MLAARPPHWGPHRAPAPRGPRASPDPGLSGGGSRGAGCEKAPPGRAPAPGLAPLRPSEPTMAVPPGHGPFSGFPGPQEHTQVLPDVRLLPRRLPLAFRDATSAPLRKLSVDLIKTYKHINEVYYAKKKRRAQQAPPQDSSTKKEKKVLNHGYDDDNHDYIVRSGERWLERYEIDSLIGKGSFGQVVKAYDHQTQELVAIKIIKNKKAFLNQAQIELRLLELMNQHDTEMKYYIVHLKRHFMFRNHLCLVFELLSYNLYDLLRNTHFRGVSLNLTRKLAQQLCTALLFLATPELSIIHCDLKPENILLCNPKRSAIKIVDFGSSCQLGQRIYQYIQSRFYRSPEVLLGTPYDLAIDMWSLGCILVEMHTGEPLFSGSNEVDQMNRIVEVLGIPPAPMLDQAPKARKYFERLPGGGWTLRRTKELRKDLVLRMLEYEPAARISPLGALQHGFFRRTADEATNTGPAGSSASTSPAPLDTCPSSSTASSISSSGGSSGSSSDNRTYRYSNRYCGGPGPPITDCEMNSPQVPPSQPLRPWAGGDVPHKTHQAPASASSLPGAGAQLPPQPRCLGRPPSPTSPPPPELMDVSLVGGPPDCSPPHPAPAPQHPAASALRTRMTGGRPPLPPPDDPATLGPRLGLRGVPQSTAASS from the exons ATGCTGGCTGCTCGCCCACCCCACTGGGGGCCCCACCGCGCCCCAGCCCCCCGTGGGCCCCGCGCCAGCCCTGACCCGG GTCTCAGCGGCGGTGGCAGCCGAGGTGCAGGATGCGAGAAGGCGCCCCCCGGCCGGGCTCCCGCTCCAGGCCTCGCTCCCCTGCGGCCCTCTGAGCCCACCATGGCCGTCCCACCAGGCCATGGTCCCTTCTCTGGCTTCCCAGGGCCCCAGGAGCACACGCAG GTATTGCCTGATGTGCGGCTGTTGCCACGGAGGCTGCCCTTGGCCTTTCGGGATGCGACCTCAGCCCCGCTGCGCAAGCTCTCCGTGGACCTCATCAAGACCTACAAGCACATCAATGAG GTATACTATGCGAAGAAGAAGCGGCGGGCCCAGCAGGCGCCACCTCAGGACTCGAGCaccaagaaggagaaaaaggtcCTGAACCATGGTTATGACGATGACAACCACGACTACATTGTGCGCAGTGGCGAGCGCTGGCTGGAGCGCTACGAGATTGACTCACTCATTGGCAAAGGCTCCTTCGGCCAG GTGGTGAAAGCCTATGATCATCAGACCCAGGAGCTGGTGGCCATCAAGATCATCAAGAACAAAAAGGCCTTCCTGAACCAGGCCCAGATTGAGCTGCGGCTGCTAGAGCTGATGAACCAGCACGACACAGAGATGAAGTACTACATAG TGCACCTGAAGCGGCACTTCATGTTTCGGAACCACCTGTGCCTGGTGTTCGAGCTGCTTTCCTACAACCTGTACGACCTCCTGCGCAACACGCACTTCCGCGGAGTCTCGTTGAACCTGACGCGGAAGCTGGCGCAGCAGCTCTGCACAGCGCTGCTCTTCCTGGCCACGCCTGAGCTCAGCATCATTCACTGCGACCTCAAGCCCGAGAACATCCTGCTCTGCAATCCCAAGCGTAGCGCCATCAAGATCGTGGACTTCGGCAGCTCCTGCCAGCTTGGCCAGCGG ATCTACCAGTACATCCAGAGCCGCTTCTATCGGTCGCCTGAGGTGCTTCTGGGCACACCCTACGACCTGGCCATTGATATGTGGTCCCTGGGCTGCATCCTGGTGGAGATGCACACTGGAGAGCCCCTCTTCAGTGGCTCCAATGAG GTGGACCAGATGAACCGGATTGTGGAGGTGCTGGGCATCCCACCAGCCCCCATGCTGGACCAGGCACCCAAGGCTCGCAAGTACTTTGAACGGCTGCCTGGGGGTGGCTGGACCCTACGAAGGACAAAGGAACTCAGGAAG GACCTGGTGCTGCGCATGCTGGAGTATGAGCCCGCCGCCCGCATCAGCCCACTGGGGGCTCTGCAGCACGGCTTCTTCCGCCGCACGGCTGATGAGGCCACCAACACGGGCCCGGCAGGCAGCAGTGCCTCCACCTCGCCCGCACCCCTTGAtacctgcccctcctccagcacCGCCAGCTCCATCTCCAGCTCTG GAGGCTCCAGCGGCTCCTCCAGTGACAACCGGACCTACCGATACAGCAACCGATATTGTGGGGGCCCCGGGCCCCCCATCACTGACTGTGAGATGAACAGCCCCCAG GTCCCACCCTCCCAGCCGCTGCGCCCCTGGGCAGGGGGTGATGTGCCCCACAAGACACATCAGGCCCCTGCCTCCGCCTCGTCACTGCCAGGGGCCGGGGCCCAGTTACCCCCTCAACCCCGATGCCTTGGCCGTCCCCCATCACCaacctcaccaccacccccgGAGCTGATGGATGTGAGCCTGGTGGGCGGCCCTCCGGACTGCTCCCCACCTCACCCGGCGCCTGCCCCCCAGCACCCGGCTGCCTCAGCCCTCCGGACTCGGATGACAGGAGGTCgtccacccctcccaccccctgatGACCCTGCCACTCTGGGGCCTCGCTTGGGCCTCCGTGGTGTACCCCAGAGCACGGCAGCCAGCTCAtga
- the DYRK1B gene encoding dual specificity tyrosine-phosphorylation-regulated kinase 1B isoform X1, producing MLAARPPHWGPHRAPAPRGPRASPDPGLSGGGSRGAGCEKAPPGRAPAPGLAPLRPSEPTMAVPPGHGPFSGFPGPQEHTQVLPDVRLLPRRLPLAFRDATSAPLRKLSVDLIKTYKHINEVYYAKKKRRAQQAPPQDSSTKKEKKVLNHGYDDDNHDYIVRSGERWLERYEIDSLIGKGSFGQVVKAYDHQTQELVAIKIIKNKKAFLNQAQIELRLLELMNQHDTEMKYYIVHLKRHFMFRNHLCLVFELLSYNLYDLLRNTHFRGVSLNLTRKLAQQLCTALLFLATPELSIIHCDLKPENILLCNPKRSAIKIVDFGSSCQLGQRIYQYIQSRFYRSPEVLLGTPYDLAIDMWSLGCILVEMHTGEPLFSGSNEVDQMNRIVEVLGIPPAPMLDQAPKARKYFERLPGGGWTLRRTKELRKDYQGPGTRRLQEVLGVQTGGPGGRRAGEPGHSPADYLRFQDLVLRMLEYEPAARISPLGALQHGFFRRTADEATNTGPAGSSASTSPAPLDTCPSSSTASSISSSGGSSGSSSDNRTYRYSNRYCGGPGPPITDCEMNSPQVPPSQPLRPWAGGDVPHKTHQAPASASSLPGAGAQLPPQPRCLGRPPSPTSPPPPELMDVSLVGGPPDCSPPHPAPAPQHPAASALRTRMTGGRPPLPPPDDPATLGPRLGLRGVPQSTAASS from the exons ATGCTGGCTGCTCGCCCACCCCACTGGGGGCCCCACCGCGCCCCAGCCCCCCGTGGGCCCCGCGCCAGCCCTGACCCGG GTCTCAGCGGCGGTGGCAGCCGAGGTGCAGGATGCGAGAAGGCGCCCCCCGGCCGGGCTCCCGCTCCAGGCCTCGCTCCCCTGCGGCCCTCTGAGCCCACCATGGCCGTCCCACCAGGCCATGGTCCCTTCTCTGGCTTCCCAGGGCCCCAGGAGCACACGCAG GTATTGCCTGATGTGCGGCTGTTGCCACGGAGGCTGCCCTTGGCCTTTCGGGATGCGACCTCAGCCCCGCTGCGCAAGCTCTCCGTGGACCTCATCAAGACCTACAAGCACATCAATGAG GTATACTATGCGAAGAAGAAGCGGCGGGCCCAGCAGGCGCCACCTCAGGACTCGAGCaccaagaaggagaaaaaggtcCTGAACCATGGTTATGACGATGACAACCACGACTACATTGTGCGCAGTGGCGAGCGCTGGCTGGAGCGCTACGAGATTGACTCACTCATTGGCAAAGGCTCCTTCGGCCAG GTGGTGAAAGCCTATGATCATCAGACCCAGGAGCTGGTGGCCATCAAGATCATCAAGAACAAAAAGGCCTTCCTGAACCAGGCCCAGATTGAGCTGCGGCTGCTAGAGCTGATGAACCAGCACGACACAGAGATGAAGTACTACATAG TGCACCTGAAGCGGCACTTCATGTTTCGGAACCACCTGTGCCTGGTGTTCGAGCTGCTTTCCTACAACCTGTACGACCTCCTGCGCAACACGCACTTCCGCGGAGTCTCGTTGAACCTGACGCGGAAGCTGGCGCAGCAGCTCTGCACAGCGCTGCTCTTCCTGGCCACGCCTGAGCTCAGCATCATTCACTGCGACCTCAAGCCCGAGAACATCCTGCTCTGCAATCCCAAGCGTAGCGCCATCAAGATCGTGGACTTCGGCAGCTCCTGCCAGCTTGGCCAGCGG ATCTACCAGTACATCCAGAGCCGCTTCTATCGGTCGCCTGAGGTGCTTCTGGGCACACCCTACGACCTGGCCATTGATATGTGGTCCCTGGGCTGCATCCTGGTGGAGATGCACACTGGAGAGCCCCTCTTCAGTGGCTCCAATGAG GTGGACCAGATGAACCGGATTGTGGAGGTGCTGGGCATCCCACCAGCCCCCATGCTGGACCAGGCACCCAAGGCTCGCAAGTACTTTGAACGGCTGCCTGGGGGTGGCTGGACCCTACGAAGGACAAAGGAACTCAGGAAG gaTTACCAGGGCCCCGGGACACGGCGGCTGCAGGAGGTGCTGGGCGTGCAGACGGGCGGGCCCGGGGGCCGGCGGGCGGGGGAGCCGGGCCACAGCCCCGCCGACTACCTCCGCTTCCAGGACCTGGTGCTGCGCATGCTGGAGTATGAGCCCGCCGCCCGCATCAGCCCACTGGGGGCTCTGCAGCACGGCTTCTTCCGCCGCACGGCTGATGAGGCCACCAACACGGGCCCGGCAGGCAGCAGTGCCTCCACCTCGCCCGCACCCCTTGAtacctgcccctcctccagcacCGCCAGCTCCATCTCCAGCTCTG GAGGCTCCAGCGGCTCCTCCAGTGACAACCGGACCTACCGATACAGCAACCGATATTGTGGGGGCCCCGGGCCCCCCATCACTGACTGTGAGATGAACAGCCCCCAG GTCCCACCCTCCCAGCCGCTGCGCCCCTGGGCAGGGGGTGATGTGCCCCACAAGACACATCAGGCCCCTGCCTCCGCCTCGTCACTGCCAGGGGCCGGGGCCCAGTTACCCCCTCAACCCCGATGCCTTGGCCGTCCCCCATCACCaacctcaccaccacccccgGAGCTGATGGATGTGAGCCTGGTGGGCGGCCCTCCGGACTGCTCCCCACCTCACCCGGCGCCTGCCCCCCAGCACCCGGCTGCCTCAGCCCTCCGGACTCGGATGACAGGAGGTCgtccacccctcccaccccctgatGACCCTGCCACTCTGGGGCCTCGCTTGGGCCTCCGTGGTGTACCCCAGAGCACGGCAGCCAGCTCAtga
- the DYRK1B gene encoding dual specificity tyrosine-phosphorylation-regulated kinase 1B isoform X3 — translation MLAARPPHWGPHRAPAPRGPRASPDPGLSGGGSRGAGCEKAPPGRAPAPGLAPLRPSEPTMAVPPGHGPFSGFPGPQEHTQVLPDVRLLPRRLPLAFRDATSAPLRKLSVDLIKTYKHINEVYYAKKKRRAQQAPPQDSSTKKEKKVLNHGYDDDNHDYIVRSGERWLERYEIDSLIGKGSFGQVVKAYDHQTQELVAIKIIKNKKAFLNQAQIELRLLELMNQHDTEMKYYIVHLKRHFMFRNHLCLVFELLSYNLYDLLRNTHFRGVSLNLTRKLAQQLCTALLFLATPELSIIHCDLKPENILLCNPKRSAIKIVDFGSSCQLGQRIYQYIQSRFYRSPEVLLGTPYDLAIDMWSLGCILVEMHTGEPLFSGSNEVDQMNRIVEVLGIPPAPMLDQAPKARKYFERLPGGGWTLRRTKELRKDYQGPGTRRLQEDLVLRMLEYEPAARISPLGALQHGFFRRTADEATNTGPAGSSASTSPAPLDTCPSSSTASSISSSGGSSGSSSDNRTYRYSNRYCGGPGPPITDCEMNSPQVPPSQPLRPWAGGDVPHKTHQAPASASSLPGAGAQLPPQPRCLGRPPSPTSPPPPELMDVSLVGGPPDCSPPHPAPAPQHPAASALRTRMTGGRPPLPPPDDPATLGPRLGLRGVPQSTAASS, via the exons ATGCTGGCTGCTCGCCCACCCCACTGGGGGCCCCACCGCGCCCCAGCCCCCCGTGGGCCCCGCGCCAGCCCTGACCCGG GTCTCAGCGGCGGTGGCAGCCGAGGTGCAGGATGCGAGAAGGCGCCCCCCGGCCGGGCTCCCGCTCCAGGCCTCGCTCCCCTGCGGCCCTCTGAGCCCACCATGGCCGTCCCACCAGGCCATGGTCCCTTCTCTGGCTTCCCAGGGCCCCAGGAGCACACGCAG GTATTGCCTGATGTGCGGCTGTTGCCACGGAGGCTGCCCTTGGCCTTTCGGGATGCGACCTCAGCCCCGCTGCGCAAGCTCTCCGTGGACCTCATCAAGACCTACAAGCACATCAATGAG GTATACTATGCGAAGAAGAAGCGGCGGGCCCAGCAGGCGCCACCTCAGGACTCGAGCaccaagaaggagaaaaaggtcCTGAACCATGGTTATGACGATGACAACCACGACTACATTGTGCGCAGTGGCGAGCGCTGGCTGGAGCGCTACGAGATTGACTCACTCATTGGCAAAGGCTCCTTCGGCCAG GTGGTGAAAGCCTATGATCATCAGACCCAGGAGCTGGTGGCCATCAAGATCATCAAGAACAAAAAGGCCTTCCTGAACCAGGCCCAGATTGAGCTGCGGCTGCTAGAGCTGATGAACCAGCACGACACAGAGATGAAGTACTACATAG TGCACCTGAAGCGGCACTTCATGTTTCGGAACCACCTGTGCCTGGTGTTCGAGCTGCTTTCCTACAACCTGTACGACCTCCTGCGCAACACGCACTTCCGCGGAGTCTCGTTGAACCTGACGCGGAAGCTGGCGCAGCAGCTCTGCACAGCGCTGCTCTTCCTGGCCACGCCTGAGCTCAGCATCATTCACTGCGACCTCAAGCCCGAGAACATCCTGCTCTGCAATCCCAAGCGTAGCGCCATCAAGATCGTGGACTTCGGCAGCTCCTGCCAGCTTGGCCAGCGG ATCTACCAGTACATCCAGAGCCGCTTCTATCGGTCGCCTGAGGTGCTTCTGGGCACACCCTACGACCTGGCCATTGATATGTGGTCCCTGGGCTGCATCCTGGTGGAGATGCACACTGGAGAGCCCCTCTTCAGTGGCTCCAATGAG GTGGACCAGATGAACCGGATTGTGGAGGTGCTGGGCATCCCACCAGCCCCCATGCTGGACCAGGCACCCAAGGCTCGCAAGTACTTTGAACGGCTGCCTGGGGGTGGCTGGACCCTACGAAGGACAAAGGAACTCAGGAAG gaTTACCAGGGCCCCGGGACACGGCGGCTGCAGGAG GACCTGGTGCTGCGCATGCTGGAGTATGAGCCCGCCGCCCGCATCAGCCCACTGGGGGCTCTGCAGCACGGCTTCTTCCGCCGCACGGCTGATGAGGCCACCAACACGGGCCCGGCAGGCAGCAGTGCCTCCACCTCGCCCGCACCCCTTGAtacctgcccctcctccagcacCGCCAGCTCCATCTCCAGCTCTG GAGGCTCCAGCGGCTCCTCCAGTGACAACCGGACCTACCGATACAGCAACCGATATTGTGGGGGCCCCGGGCCCCCCATCACTGACTGTGAGATGAACAGCCCCCAG GTCCCACCCTCCCAGCCGCTGCGCCCCTGGGCAGGGGGTGATGTGCCCCACAAGACACATCAGGCCCCTGCCTCCGCCTCGTCACTGCCAGGGGCCGGGGCCCAGTTACCCCCTCAACCCCGATGCCTTGGCCGTCCCCCATCACCaacctcaccaccacccccgGAGCTGATGGATGTGAGCCTGGTGGGCGGCCCTCCGGACTGCTCCCCACCTCACCCGGCGCCTGCCCCCCAGCACCCGGCTGCCTCAGCCCTCCGGACTCGGATGACAGGAGGTCgtccacccctcccaccccctgatGACCCTGCCACTCTGGGGCCTCGCTTGGGCCTCCGTGGTGTACCCCAGAGCACGGCAGCCAGCTCAtga
- the DYRK1B gene encoding dual specificity tyrosine-phosphorylation-regulated kinase 1B isoform X2, translated as MGEGLWGEDFGVTGLSGGGSRGAGCEKAPPGRAPAPGLAPLRPSEPTMAVPPGHGPFSGFPGPQEHTQVLPDVRLLPRRLPLAFRDATSAPLRKLSVDLIKTYKHINEVYYAKKKRRAQQAPPQDSSTKKEKKVLNHGYDDDNHDYIVRSGERWLERYEIDSLIGKGSFGQVVKAYDHQTQELVAIKIIKNKKAFLNQAQIELRLLELMNQHDTEMKYYIVHLKRHFMFRNHLCLVFELLSYNLYDLLRNTHFRGVSLNLTRKLAQQLCTALLFLATPELSIIHCDLKPENILLCNPKRSAIKIVDFGSSCQLGQRIYQYIQSRFYRSPEVLLGTPYDLAIDMWSLGCILVEMHTGEPLFSGSNEVDQMNRIVEVLGIPPAPMLDQAPKARKYFERLPGGGWTLRRTKELRKDYQGPGTRRLQEVLGVQTGGPGGRRAGEPGHSPADYLRFQDLVLRMLEYEPAARISPLGALQHGFFRRTADEATNTGPAGSSASTSPAPLDTCPSSSTASSISSSGGSSGSSSDNRTYRYSNRYCGGPGPPITDCEMNSPQVPPSQPLRPWAGGDVPHKTHQAPASASSLPGAGAQLPPQPRCLGRPPSPTSPPPPELMDVSLVGGPPDCSPPHPAPAPQHPAASALRTRMTGGRPPLPPPDDPATLGPRLGLRGVPQSTAASS; from the exons ATGGGAGAAGGCCTGTGGGGAGAGGATTTTGGTGTGACAG GTCTCAGCGGCGGTGGCAGCCGAGGTGCAGGATGCGAGAAGGCGCCCCCCGGCCGGGCTCCCGCTCCAGGCCTCGCTCCCCTGCGGCCCTCTGAGCCCACCATGGCCGTCCCACCAGGCCATGGTCCCTTCTCTGGCTTCCCAGGGCCCCAGGAGCACACGCAG GTATTGCCTGATGTGCGGCTGTTGCCACGGAGGCTGCCCTTGGCCTTTCGGGATGCGACCTCAGCCCCGCTGCGCAAGCTCTCCGTGGACCTCATCAAGACCTACAAGCACATCAATGAG GTATACTATGCGAAGAAGAAGCGGCGGGCCCAGCAGGCGCCACCTCAGGACTCGAGCaccaagaaggagaaaaaggtcCTGAACCATGGTTATGACGATGACAACCACGACTACATTGTGCGCAGTGGCGAGCGCTGGCTGGAGCGCTACGAGATTGACTCACTCATTGGCAAAGGCTCCTTCGGCCAG GTGGTGAAAGCCTATGATCATCAGACCCAGGAGCTGGTGGCCATCAAGATCATCAAGAACAAAAAGGCCTTCCTGAACCAGGCCCAGATTGAGCTGCGGCTGCTAGAGCTGATGAACCAGCACGACACAGAGATGAAGTACTACATAG TGCACCTGAAGCGGCACTTCATGTTTCGGAACCACCTGTGCCTGGTGTTCGAGCTGCTTTCCTACAACCTGTACGACCTCCTGCGCAACACGCACTTCCGCGGAGTCTCGTTGAACCTGACGCGGAAGCTGGCGCAGCAGCTCTGCACAGCGCTGCTCTTCCTGGCCACGCCTGAGCTCAGCATCATTCACTGCGACCTCAAGCCCGAGAACATCCTGCTCTGCAATCCCAAGCGTAGCGCCATCAAGATCGTGGACTTCGGCAGCTCCTGCCAGCTTGGCCAGCGG ATCTACCAGTACATCCAGAGCCGCTTCTATCGGTCGCCTGAGGTGCTTCTGGGCACACCCTACGACCTGGCCATTGATATGTGGTCCCTGGGCTGCATCCTGGTGGAGATGCACACTGGAGAGCCCCTCTTCAGTGGCTCCAATGAG GTGGACCAGATGAACCGGATTGTGGAGGTGCTGGGCATCCCACCAGCCCCCATGCTGGACCAGGCACCCAAGGCTCGCAAGTACTTTGAACGGCTGCCTGGGGGTGGCTGGACCCTACGAAGGACAAAGGAACTCAGGAAG gaTTACCAGGGCCCCGGGACACGGCGGCTGCAGGAGGTGCTGGGCGTGCAGACGGGCGGGCCCGGGGGCCGGCGGGCGGGGGAGCCGGGCCACAGCCCCGCCGACTACCTCCGCTTCCAGGACCTGGTGCTGCGCATGCTGGAGTATGAGCCCGCCGCCCGCATCAGCCCACTGGGGGCTCTGCAGCACGGCTTCTTCCGCCGCACGGCTGATGAGGCCACCAACACGGGCCCGGCAGGCAGCAGTGCCTCCACCTCGCCCGCACCCCTTGAtacctgcccctcctccagcacCGCCAGCTCCATCTCCAGCTCTG GAGGCTCCAGCGGCTCCTCCAGTGACAACCGGACCTACCGATACAGCAACCGATATTGTGGGGGCCCCGGGCCCCCCATCACTGACTGTGAGATGAACAGCCCCCAG GTCCCACCCTCCCAGCCGCTGCGCCCCTGGGCAGGGGGTGATGTGCCCCACAAGACACATCAGGCCCCTGCCTCCGCCTCGTCACTGCCAGGGGCCGGGGCCCAGTTACCCCCTCAACCCCGATGCCTTGGCCGTCCCCCATCACCaacctcaccaccacccccgGAGCTGATGGATGTGAGCCTGGTGGGCGGCCCTCCGGACTGCTCCCCACCTCACCCGGCGCCTGCCCCCCAGCACCCGGCTGCCTCAGCCCTCCGGACTCGGATGACAGGAGGTCgtccacccctcccaccccctgatGACCCTGCCACTCTGGGGCCTCGCTTGGGCCTCCGTGGTGTACCCCAGAGCACGGCAGCCAGCTCAtga
- the DYRK1B gene encoding dual specificity tyrosine-phosphorylation-regulated kinase 1B isoform X5 produces MAVPPGHGPFSGFPGPQEHTQVLPDVRLLPRRLPLAFRDATSAPLRKLSVDLIKTYKHINEVYYAKKKRRAQQAPPQDSSTKKEKKVLNHGYDDDNHDYIVRSGERWLERYEIDSLIGKGSFGQVVKAYDHQTQELVAIKIIKNKKAFLNQAQIELRLLELMNQHDTEMKYYIVHLKRHFMFRNHLCLVFELLSYNLYDLLRNTHFRGVSLNLTRKLAQQLCTALLFLATPELSIIHCDLKPENILLCNPKRSAIKIVDFGSSCQLGQRIYQYIQSRFYRSPEVLLGTPYDLAIDMWSLGCILVEMHTGEPLFSGSNEVDQMNRIVEVLGIPPAPMLDQAPKARKYFERLPGGGWTLRRTKELRKDYQGPGTRRLQEVLGVQTGGPGGRRAGEPGHSPADYLRFQDLVLRMLEYEPAARISPLGALQHGFFRRTADEATNTGPAGSSASTSPAPLDTCPSSSTASSISSSGGSSGSSSDNRTYRYSNRYCGGPGPPITDCEMNSPQVPPSQPLRPWAGGDVPHKTHQAPASASSLPGAGAQLPPQPRCLGRPPSPTSPPPPELMDVSLVGGPPDCSPPHPAPAPQHPAASALRTRMTGGRPPLPPPDDPATLGPRLGLRGVPQSTAASS; encoded by the exons ATGGCCGTCCCACCAGGCCATGGTCCCTTCTCTGGCTTCCCAGGGCCCCAGGAGCACACGCAG GTATTGCCTGATGTGCGGCTGTTGCCACGGAGGCTGCCCTTGGCCTTTCGGGATGCGACCTCAGCCCCGCTGCGCAAGCTCTCCGTGGACCTCATCAAGACCTACAAGCACATCAATGAG GTATACTATGCGAAGAAGAAGCGGCGGGCCCAGCAGGCGCCACCTCAGGACTCGAGCaccaagaaggagaaaaaggtcCTGAACCATGGTTATGACGATGACAACCACGACTACATTGTGCGCAGTGGCGAGCGCTGGCTGGAGCGCTACGAGATTGACTCACTCATTGGCAAAGGCTCCTTCGGCCAG GTGGTGAAAGCCTATGATCATCAGACCCAGGAGCTGGTGGCCATCAAGATCATCAAGAACAAAAAGGCCTTCCTGAACCAGGCCCAGATTGAGCTGCGGCTGCTAGAGCTGATGAACCAGCACGACACAGAGATGAAGTACTACATAG TGCACCTGAAGCGGCACTTCATGTTTCGGAACCACCTGTGCCTGGTGTTCGAGCTGCTTTCCTACAACCTGTACGACCTCCTGCGCAACACGCACTTCCGCGGAGTCTCGTTGAACCTGACGCGGAAGCTGGCGCAGCAGCTCTGCACAGCGCTGCTCTTCCTGGCCACGCCTGAGCTCAGCATCATTCACTGCGACCTCAAGCCCGAGAACATCCTGCTCTGCAATCCCAAGCGTAGCGCCATCAAGATCGTGGACTTCGGCAGCTCCTGCCAGCTTGGCCAGCGG ATCTACCAGTACATCCAGAGCCGCTTCTATCGGTCGCCTGAGGTGCTTCTGGGCACACCCTACGACCTGGCCATTGATATGTGGTCCCTGGGCTGCATCCTGGTGGAGATGCACACTGGAGAGCCCCTCTTCAGTGGCTCCAATGAG GTGGACCAGATGAACCGGATTGTGGAGGTGCTGGGCATCCCACCAGCCCCCATGCTGGACCAGGCACCCAAGGCTCGCAAGTACTTTGAACGGCTGCCTGGGGGTGGCTGGACCCTACGAAGGACAAAGGAACTCAGGAAG gaTTACCAGGGCCCCGGGACACGGCGGCTGCAGGAGGTGCTGGGCGTGCAGACGGGCGGGCCCGGGGGCCGGCGGGCGGGGGAGCCGGGCCACAGCCCCGCCGACTACCTCCGCTTCCAGGACCTGGTGCTGCGCATGCTGGAGTATGAGCCCGCCGCCCGCATCAGCCCACTGGGGGCTCTGCAGCACGGCTTCTTCCGCCGCACGGCTGATGAGGCCACCAACACGGGCCCGGCAGGCAGCAGTGCCTCCACCTCGCCCGCACCCCTTGAtacctgcccctcctccagcacCGCCAGCTCCATCTCCAGCTCTG GAGGCTCCAGCGGCTCCTCCAGTGACAACCGGACCTACCGATACAGCAACCGATATTGTGGGGGCCCCGGGCCCCCCATCACTGACTGTGAGATGAACAGCCCCCAG GTCCCACCCTCCCAGCCGCTGCGCCCCTGGGCAGGGGGTGATGTGCCCCACAAGACACATCAGGCCCCTGCCTCCGCCTCGTCACTGCCAGGGGCCGGGGCCCAGTTACCCCCTCAACCCCGATGCCTTGGCCGTCCCCCATCACCaacctcaccaccacccccgGAGCTGATGGATGTGAGCCTGGTGGGCGGCCCTCCGGACTGCTCCCCACCTCACCCGGCGCCTGCCCCCCAGCACCCGGCTGCCTCAGCCCTCCGGACTCGGATGACAGGAGGTCgtccacccctcccaccccctgatGACCCTGCCACTCTGGGGCCTCGCTTGGGCCTCCGTGGTGTACCCCAGAGCACGGCAGCCAGCTCAtga